One Proteinivorax tanatarense DNA segment encodes these proteins:
- a CDS encoding CoB--CoM heterodisulfide reductase iron-sulfur subunit A family protein — translation MRVGVFICWCGSNIKTMVDVEKVAKEAEKMPRVVYSQDVQYLCSEVGQADISKAIDQHKLDRIVIGACSPRMHESTFQQLLESKGLNPYYVEIANIREQCSWVHTDKDKATVKATELVKKAVAKSYHAIPLTSDLLKVNKKALVIGGGIAGIQAALDIADAGYPVDLVEQKPSIGGRMAQFDKTFPTLDCSACILTPKMVEAATHENITLYTYSEVENVAGYVGNFKVKIKQKAKSVKQDICNGCGDCMAKCPKKVANEFDEGNSKRKAIYTLFPQAVPNKPVIDRDSCIYYQTGKCGLCEKICPTNAIDYNQEDEIVENEYGAIIAATGFDIKDPQDLSEYYYGNHPDVITSLELERLLNASGPTSGKVIRPSNGKTPEKIVFVQCVGSRDRNKGNAYCSKVCCLYTAKHTLLLNEKFPETESYVFNIDVRTGGKGYEEFYERARHKGAKYLRGQVSKIEPLGDADNKLLVRGYDSSIGEQVEIEADLVVLATSIEPKVGASKIAGLLGLSSDSDGFFSEAHPKLKPVETQAQGIYLAGVCQGPKDIPEAVSQASGASAKAIILFNKGEVKSVPTTAMVNEEVCSGCMQCKPVCPYEAISREYVTERVAGKEVKRPVASINRALCQGCGACAGLCRSGAMDLGGFTSKQIMAEVDTL, via the coding sequence ATGAGAGTAGGAGTATTCATATGTTGGTGTGGTAGTAACATTAAGACTATGGTGGATGTAGAAAAGGTAGCGAAAGAAGCTGAAAAAATGCCTAGGGTTGTATATTCCCAGGATGTCCAATACCTTTGCTCAGAAGTTGGTCAAGCGGATATAAGCAAAGCAATTGACCAACACAAGCTAGATAGAATCGTTATTGGAGCATGTTCACCGAGAATGCATGAATCAACCTTCCAACAATTACTAGAGTCAAAAGGTTTAAACCCATATTATGTTGAGATTGCAAATATCAGAGAACAATGTTCTTGGGTGCACACCGATAAAGATAAAGCTACAGTAAAAGCTACTGAACTTGTTAAAAAGGCAGTAGCTAAATCGTACCATGCTATACCTTTAACATCAGATTTATTAAAAGTTAATAAAAAAGCCCTAGTAATAGGAGGGGGGATTGCCGGAATTCAGGCAGCCCTGGATATAGCAGACGCTGGATACCCTGTAGATTTGGTGGAGCAAAAGCCCTCAATTGGTGGAAGAATGGCGCAGTTTGACAAAACCTTCCCAACTTTAGATTGTTCTGCATGTATATTAACACCTAAAATGGTTGAAGCAGCTACACATGAAAATATTACGTTATATACCTATTCAGAGGTAGAGAATGTGGCTGGTTATGTTGGAAACTTTAAAGTGAAAATTAAGCAAAAAGCAAAGAGTGTTAAACAAGATATATGCAATGGTTGTGGAGACTGCATGGCAAAATGTCCCAAAAAGGTAGCTAATGAGTTTGATGAAGGAAACAGCAAAAGAAAAGCTATATATACATTGTTCCCACAAGCTGTTCCTAATAAACCTGTAATTGACAGAGATAGTTGTATATACTACCAAACAGGCAAATGCGGGCTATGTGAAAAAATTTGTCCCACAAATGCTATAGACTACAATCAAGAAGATGAAATAGTAGAAAACGAGTATGGAGCAATTATAGCGGCTACTGGTTTCGATATTAAGGATCCTCAGGACTTATCTGAATATTACTATGGAAATCACCCTGACGTAATCACCAGTTTGGAGTTAGAACGACTACTAAACGCTTCAGGCCCAACATCTGGTAAAGTAATACGTCCTTCAAACGGCAAAACACCTGAAAAAATTGTCTTTGTGCAATGTGTTGGCTCTAGAGATAGAAATAAAGGTAATGCATACTGCTCTAAAGTATGCTGTCTGTACACTGCTAAGCATACACTGCTTCTTAACGAAAAGTTCCCAGAAACAGAAAGCTATGTGTTTAATATTGATGTAAGAACAGGCGGTAAAGGATATGAAGAGTTTTATGAAAGAGCTCGCCACAAGGGTGCTAAGTATCTAAGGGGACAAGTGTCAAAAATTGAGCCGCTAGGAGATGCTGATAACAAGCTGCTAGTTAGAGGTTATGATAGCTCTATAGGTGAACAAGTGGAAATAGAAGCTGACCTTGTTGTACTAGCCACTAGCATCGAGCCAAAGGTTGGGGCGTCAAAAATAGCTGGCCTATTAGGTCTATCATCAGACTCTGATGGATTCTTCTCTGAAGCGCACCCTAAATTGAAGCCAGTTGAAACTCAGGCACAAGGCATTTATCTAGCTGGTGTTTGTCAAGGACCAAAGGATATTCCAGAAGCTGTTTCTCAGGCAAGTGGAGCGTCGGCAAAAGCAATTATACTGTTTAATAAAGGGGAAGTAAAAAGCGTTCCAACAACAGCTATGGTAAATGAAGAAGTTTGTAGTGGTTGTATGCAATGTAAGCCTGTTTGTCCATATGAGGCGATAAGCAGAGAGTACGTTACTGAACGTGTAGCAGGAAAAGAAGTGAAGCGTCCAGTGGCATCTATTAACAGAGCGCTATGTCAAGGTTGTGGTGCCTGTGCCGGTCTATGTAGAAGTGGTGCAATGGACTTAGGCGGGTTTACTAGCAAACAAATAATGGCGGAGGTGGATACGCTATGA
- a CDS encoding 4Fe-4S dicluster domain-containing protein, whose amino-acid sequence MRFPTKTASIKEQEELADIIQKNVKDCYQCLKCSAGCPLTEHMDYYPHQVMLLAKMDLYKKVFDSKTLWVCASCLACSSRCPRDLEPAKVMEGLRAMIIRKRGEGNVEVVNPKGVPRQALISSMRKLRR is encoded by the coding sequence GTGCGATTTCCTACAAAAACAGCCAGCATAAAAGAGCAAGAGGAGCTGGCAGATATAATACAAAAGAATGTGAAAGATTGTTATCAATGTCTAAAGTGTAGCGCTGGCTGCCCTTTAACAGAGCACATGGATTACTATCCTCATCAAGTAATGTTACTTGCTAAAATGGATCTATATAAAAAAGTTTTTGATAGTAAAACACTATGGGTTTGTGCATCTTGTCTAGCTTGTTCAAGTCGATGTCCTAGAGATCTTGAGCCTGCCAAAGTTATGGAAGGTTTGAGGGCTATGATTATAAGAAAAAGAGGAGAAGGTAACGTTGAAGTAGTTAACCCAAAAGGGGTACCGAGGCAGGCCTTGATATCTTCTATGAGGAAGTTACGGCGGTAA
- a CDS encoding CoB--CoM heterodisulfide reductase iron-sulfur subunit B family protein, with product MLGYYPGCTVRAHQNGNFEKEALAILKVLGISVEELSEWECCGAIYPLTNDEYVPLLSSVRALKRTEEEKKEGLLTLCSACYHVLKRVNHRMNNDKEAKKRVENYLDDKYDGTTKVLHLIEVLRDQVGYKEIKEHVANSLEGEKIATYYGCLFLRPEKEMELLDAENPGVMEEIVKALGAEPVIYPYRTDCCGAYHASDKEEVSNSASLKIVMAAKKAGATQLVTACPLCKHNLQHCQKELEDEQKLPIHYITAPIYKALGADKKAEDEQPLAN from the coding sequence ATGTTAGGTTACTATCCGGGGTGTACGGTAAGAGCTCATCAAAATGGGAACTTTGAAAAAGAAGCATTGGCTATTTTAAAAGTTTTGGGAATAAGCGTCGAAGAACTATCAGAATGGGAGTGCTGTGGCGCAATTTACCCTCTTACCAATGACGAGTATGTTCCTTTGTTGTCCTCTGTTAGAGCATTAAAAAGAACTGAGGAAGAAAAGAAAGAAGGGCTCTTAACATTATGTAGTGCTTGCTATCACGTGCTTAAACGTGTAAATCATCGCATGAATAATGATAAGGAAGCAAAGAAAAGAGTGGAAAACTATTTAGATGATAAATATGATGGAACTACTAAGGTCCTGCATTTAATTGAAGTGCTAAGGGATCAAGTAGGATATAAGGAGATAAAAGAACATGTGGCTAACTCTCTAGAAGGGGAGAAAATAGCTACTTACTATGGATGCTTGTTTTTACGCCCGGAAAAAGAGATGGAACTTTTAGATGCTGAAAACCCAGGTGTTATGGAGGAAATTGTAAAAGCTTTAGGCGCTGAGCCGGTCATTTATCCTTATAGAACTGATTGTTGTGGTGCCTATCATGCATCTGATAAAGAAGAGGTTAGCAACTCAGCAAGCTTAAAAATAGTAATGGCTGCTAAAAAAGCGGGAGCCACTCAATTAGTTACAGCTTGCCCGTTATGTAAGCATAACCTGCAGCATTGTCAAAAAGAACTGGAGGATGAACAAAAGCTTCCGATTCACTATATAACTGCTCCCATTTACAAAGCGCTAGGAGCAGATAAAAAAGCGGAGGACGAACAACCTTTGGCTAATTAA
- a CDS encoding FAD-binding protein — MSYTSQLRELIKRVEKTREERLGHDFPRMTPEQKQDVLNNHHPDYIKDQFRKAKIGPNKGDRFPHELCDVIEGYPAVKWDEIDTSKIDYDVDVLVVGGGGAGASASLLAHEAGADVLLTTKLRFGDSNTVMAQGGIQAADKSNDSPATHYLDVIGGGHYSNVPELVRALVTDAPSVIDWLEDLGVMFDKEDDGSMKTRHGGGTSKKRMHSARDYTGAEIMRVLRDEVLCRDINVVEFSPVVELLMDKEGKAAGAVIYNFETEEYQVVKAKTVIITTGGLGRLHTQKFPTSNHYGATADGLVLAYRAGAKLAFMDTVQYHPTGASYPEQIEGFLITEKVRGLGATPINVDGEQFVYHLETRDVEASAIIRECAKGKGITTPSGMQGVWLDSPMIDKLHGEGTIEKELPAMVRQFARFGVDIKKDPILVYPTLHYQNGGILINDKCESSVENLYVAGEASGGTHGRNRLMGNSLLDILVLGRRAGKNAAAKAQSIDNKSAELNLEHAEKFVEELKKEGIKRTKTSPILIPDYTDGELS; from the coding sequence ATGAGCTATACTTCTCAATTGAGAGAACTAATTAAAAGAGTGGAAAAAACAAGAGAAGAACGACTAGGTCATGATTTTCCTAGAATGACTCCTGAGCAAAAACAGGATGTGTTAAATAATCATCATCCGGATTATATTAAGGATCAGTTCCGTAAAGCTAAAATTGGACCCAATAAAGGCGATAGATTTCCCCATGAACTTTGCGATGTAATTGAAGGTTACCCTGCTGTAAAATGGGATGAAATTGACACATCAAAAATAGATTATGATGTAGATGTTTTAGTTGTAGGAGGTGGCGGTGCTGGTGCCTCTGCTTCACTTCTTGCCCATGAAGCAGGTGCAGATGTACTACTGACAACAAAGCTAAGGTTTGGTGATTCCAACACTGTGATGGCTCAAGGCGGAATACAGGCAGCGGACAAATCAAACGATTCTCCCGCTACTCATTACCTTGATGTGATTGGTGGAGGTCATTATTCAAACGTTCCTGAATTAGTAAGAGCTTTGGTGACAGATGCTCCATCTGTAATTGATTGGTTAGAGGACTTAGGAGTTATGTTTGATAAAGAAGATGACGGCTCTATGAAAACACGTCATGGTGGTGGAACCTCTAAAAAGAGAATGCATTCTGCAAGAGACTACACCGGTGCTGAGATTATGCGAGTTCTTAGAGATGAAGTGCTATGTAGGGACATCAATGTAGTTGAGTTTAGTCCTGTAGTAGAGCTTTTAATGGATAAAGAAGGAAAAGCTGCAGGTGCAGTAATTTATAACTTTGAGACTGAAGAGTATCAAGTTGTTAAGGCTAAAACTGTTATTATTACTACCGGTGGTTTAGGTCGTTTGCATACACAGAAATTCCCGACATCAAATCATTACGGTGCAACTGCTGACGGGTTGGTATTGGCTTATAGAGCGGGAGCAAAATTGGCTTTTATGGATACTGTTCAGTATCATCCAACAGGAGCTTCTTATCCTGAACAAATTGAAGGTTTTTTAATAACAGAAAAAGTAAGAGGATTAGGTGCTACTCCTATTAACGTAGACGGGGAACAGTTTGTATACCATCTAGAAACTAGAGATGTAGAAGCTTCAGCAATAATTCGTGAATGTGCCAAAGGAAAAGGGATTACTACTCCATCGGGTATGCAAGGTGTATGGCTAGACTCTCCTATGATTGACAAGCTTCATGGAGAAGGAACCATTGAAAAAGAATTGCCGGCAATGGTTAGACAGTTTGCTAGATTTGGTGTGGATATAAAGAAAGATCCGATCTTAGTTTACCCAACCCTTCATTATCAAAATGGTGGTATTTTAATCAATGATAAATGTGAAAGTTCTGTAGAAAATTTGTACGTTGCTGGTGAGGCCTCCGGCGGAACCCATGGCAGAAACAGATTAATGGGTAATTCTTTGCTTGATATTTTGGTGCTAGGAAGAAGAGCAGGCAAAAATGCAGCAGCTAAAGCTCAAAGTATAGATAACAAAAGCGCAGAGCTTAATTTAGAACATGCTGAAAAGTTTGTGGAAGAGCTTAAAAAAGAAGGAATAAAAAGAACTAAAACTTCACCAATTTTAATCCCGGATTATACTGACGGGGAATTAAGCTAA
- a CDS encoding 4Fe-4S dicluster domain-containing protein: MLNQKGYEKKQKSNEFVDIYIMGKRYNVPSSLTIMKAFEYAGYTLLRGCGCRAGFCGACSTVYRIAGNHELKVGLACQTKVENDMYLTQIPFYPAHKVNYEIDKLQGDGDQVVELYPEITKCLGCNACSNVCPQDIKVMKYVSHAIRGEISKAADESFDCLLCGLCASKCPANIVQYKVGLLCRRLHGKYLAPKASHIKERINEIEEDKFDKQLDELTNASKDELANKYNNRDIEK, translated from the coding sequence GTGTTAAATCAAAAAGGTTATGAAAAAAAGCAAAAAAGTAACGAGTTTGTCGACATTTATATCATGGGTAAAAGGTATAATGTCCCAAGTTCCCTTACAATTATGAAGGCTTTTGAATATGCAGGATATACTTTATTGAGAGGTTGTGGGTGTAGGGCAGGATTTTGTGGCGCTTGTTCCACTGTTTACCGTATAGCAGGAAATCATGAGCTCAAGGTAGGGTTAGCATGTCAAACTAAGGTGGAAAATGATATGTATCTAACTCAAATCCCTTTTTACCCCGCTCATAAGGTTAATTATGAAATTGATAAACTACAAGGTGATGGTGATCAGGTAGTTGAGCTTTACCCCGAGATTACAAAATGTTTAGGATGTAATGCCTGTTCAAATGTATGTCCACAGGATATTAAGGTTATGAAATACGTGTCCCATGCTATCAGGGGAGAAATTTCAAAGGCTGCAGATGAATCATTTGATTGCTTGTTATGTGGTTTGTGTGCTTCTAAATGCCCAGCAAATATAGTCCAATACAAAGTTGGCTTGTTATGTAGAAGGTTACATGGAAAATATTTAGCTCCTAAAGCTAGTCATATAAAGGAGAGAATTAATGAAATTGAAGAAGATAAATTTGATAAACAACTAGATGAATTAACTAATGCTAGCAAAGACGAGTTGGCTAACAAGTATAACAATAGAGATATAGAAAAATAA
- a CDS encoding DinB family protein has product MGKSVKGNVINTLLYARRDWDRLIDSVDEVEIGKAGVKGKWSIKDIIAHITWYDKEMEKLIRNKKLDGSELWELSPKERDDVIYQKNKFKDLDELKNQSLKTFAFLLDALESAEDAALLDPGKIEGMPEDWFPLDIIANNTWMHYTQHGVEIEEFLDKSS; this is encoded by the coding sequence ATGGGAAAAAGCGTTAAAGGAAATGTGATAAATACTTTACTTTATGCCAGACGAGATTGGGATAGACTTATAGATAGCGTCGATGAAGTTGAAATAGGAAAAGCTGGAGTAAAGGGAAAATGGTCTATTAAAGACATAATAGCTCACATTACCTGGTATGATAAAGAGATGGAAAAACTGATAAGAAATAAAAAGCTTGATGGTTCAGAACTTTGGGAGCTATCCCCCAAAGAACGAGATGATGTTATATATCAAAAAAACAAGTTTAAAGACTTAGATGAGTTAAAGAACCAGTCATTAAAAACTTTTGCTTTTCTTCTAGACGCTTTGGAATCTGCCGAAGATGCCGCTTTATTAGACCCTGGGAAAATAGAAGGAATGCCAGAAGATTGGTTCCCATTAGATATTATCGCTAATAATACATGGATGCACTACACGCAGCATGGAGTAGAAATAGAGGAGTTTTTAGATAAGAGCAGTTAG
- a CDS encoding pullulanase, which translates to MINTYSGPLGPRLNKDGSATIKVWSPKADNVSIILYDKHDQNKIIKNDLKLMQENSGVWKITLNTKNTGLTSLRGYYYHFKITHGSKVKVALDPYAKSMAAWNHHSISEKYPYGKAAIIDPATLGPKLSFANIPGFKKREDAIIYEVHVRDFTSDPFIESDLTSQFGTFKAFIDKLDYIKALGITHIQLLPIMSYFFRNELENNKRILQYQSYGTNYNWGYDPHSYFSVSGMYSEDPNDPELRISELKQLISEIHNRNMGVILDVVYNHTADVGILENLVPNYYHFMDKDGTPRTSFGGGRLGTTHKMSRKILVDSILYWTDEFKVDGFRFDMMGDHDSESIQIAYDEAKKLNPNILMIGEGWRTYVGDEGDDVMPADQDWMEHTNAVGCFSDEFRDELKSGFGHEGTPRFLTGGARNIKKVFDNIKAEPHNFSTTSPGDVVPYIEAHDNLTLYDVIAYSIKKDPDIPENDLEIHKRIRLGNTMLLTSQGIAFIHAGQEYGRTKQYKAKANEAPYKSTYMTDENNTPFKFPYFIHDSYQSSDAINKFEWQKVTDDKNFSVNTDTQKYTEGLIHLRRSTDAFRLGCKNLIESNVSLITCPNIKETDLVIAYSCKSTDGQIYYVFINADNKERKLSLNVDLTEKVVLADQKQAGTKAISNPVGFLLTKEDIKIDPLTSVVFKA; encoded by the coding sequence ATGATTAATACTTATAGCGGGCCGTTAGGTCCCAGATTAAACAAGGATGGTTCTGCAACTATTAAGGTGTGGTCTCCAAAAGCCGATAATGTCTCTATCATACTTTATGATAAGCACGACCAAAATAAGATAATTAAAAATGATCTGAAGTTGATGCAAGAAAATAGCGGTGTATGGAAGATTACCTTAAATACTAAAAACACCGGCCTTACAAGCTTAAGAGGGTATTATTATCATTTTAAAATTACTCATGGCTCCAAAGTAAAAGTAGCCCTTGATCCTTACGCGAAATCAATGGCAGCATGGAATCATCACTCTATCTCTGAAAAATATCCTTACGGCAAAGCGGCTATAATTGATCCTGCAACTTTAGGCCCTAAGCTATCCTTTGCTAACATTCCAGGATTTAAAAAAAGAGAAGATGCTATTATTTATGAAGTACATGTTCGCGACTTTACATCTGACCCTTTTATAGAAAGTGACCTAACGTCACAGTTTGGGACATTTAAGGCTTTTATAGATAAACTAGACTATATAAAAGCCTTAGGAATAACTCATATTCAATTATTACCCATCATGAGCTATTTTTTTAGAAATGAGTTAGAAAACAACAAAAGAATACTCCAATATCAATCCTATGGAACGAATTATAATTGGGGATACGATCCACACAGTTATTTTTCCGTTTCCGGCATGTATTCCGAAGACCCCAATGATCCAGAACTACGAATTTCAGAGCTTAAACAGCTTATTTCTGAAATACATAACCGAAATATGGGGGTTATCCTTGATGTTGTATATAACCACACCGCTGATGTTGGGATACTTGAAAATTTGGTTCCCAACTACTATCATTTCATGGACAAAGATGGAACACCCAGAACAAGCTTTGGCGGTGGTCGCCTTGGCACCACTCATAAAATGTCTCGTAAAATATTAGTGGATTCCATTTTATATTGGACCGATGAATTTAAAGTAGATGGTTTTAGATTTGATATGATGGGAGATCATGATTCAGAAAGCATTCAAATAGCTTATGATGAAGCTAAAAAATTAAACCCAAACATTTTAATGATTGGTGAGGGCTGGAGAACATATGTGGGTGACGAGGGAGATGACGTGATGCCCGCAGACCAGGATTGGATGGAGCATACAAATGCAGTTGGTTGCTTCTCCGATGAATTTAGAGATGAACTTAAATCTGGTTTCGGCCACGAAGGGACACCACGTTTTTTGACAGGGGGGGCAAGAAATATAAAAAAAGTATTTGATAACATTAAGGCTGAGCCTCATAATTTTAGTACAACTAGTCCTGGGGATGTTGTCCCTTATATAGAAGCTCATGACAATTTAACATTATATGATGTTATCGCCTACTCCATTAAAAAAGATCCTGATATACCAGAAAATGATTTGGAAATTCATAAGCGTATCCGCCTAGGTAATACAATGCTTTTAACCTCTCAAGGCATTGCTTTCATTCACGCTGGCCAAGAGTATGGGCGCACCAAACAATATAAGGCGAAAGCTAATGAGGCCCCATATAAATCCACTTACATGACTGATGAAAACAACACCCCCTTTAAATTCCCGTACTTTATTCATGATTCCTACCAGTCATCAGATGCAATCAACAAATTTGAATGGCAAAAAGTCACTGATGACAAGAATTTTTCAGTAAACACCGATACTCAAAAATATACAGAGGGCCTAATTCATTTAAGAAGATCAACTGACGCCTTCAGACTTGGTTGTAAAAACTTAATTGAAAGTAATGTTTCATTAATTACCTGTCCAAACATAAAAGAAACAGATCTAGTGATAGCGTACAGCTGTAAATCTACAGATGGGCAAATTTATTATGTATTTATTAACGCAGATAATAAAGAGCGTAAACTTTCCTTGAATGTAGACTTAACTGAAAAAGTAGTTCTAGCTGACCAGAAACAAGCTGGTACAAAAGCCATATCAAATCCTGTGGGGTTTTTACTAACAAAAGAAGATATCAAAATAGACCCGCTAACTTCTGTTGTGTTCAAAGCTTAA
- a CDS encoding DUF1538 family protein, which translates to MVLANQIETVTTGEITSFTMLIVVSLGLAVMVSFGLIRIMFNIPLYIILTVLYSIVFILAIFTTPEFLATLLTLLLLPLGAGSTIYSGASSCPTCINMDFFN; encoded by the coding sequence TTGGTTTTAGCAAACCAAATTGAAACAGTAACCACTGGCGAAATAACAAGTTTTACAATGTTGATAGTGGTTTCGTTAGGTTTAGCTGTTATGGTTTCTTTTGGTTTAATAAGAATTATGTTTAATATACCGTTATACATAATTTTAACAGTGCTTTATTCAATAGTGTTTATACTAGCTATTTTCACAACACCGGAATTTTTAGCCACTCTTTTGACGCTTCTGCTTCTACCACTGGGTGCTGGCAGTACCATTTATTCTGGCGCCAGTAGCTGCCCCACCTGCATCAATATGGATTTTTTTAATTAA
- a CDS encoding DUF1538 family protein: protein MLVSFLLGSVFIIVGLTLFLIGVDIGITSFGGLIGKSLLKANKLWIIINLRSNSWFSNIYCGAQSFGFSKPN, encoded by the coding sequence ATGTTAGTTAGCTTTTTACTGGGTTCGGTTTTTATTATTGTTGGCCTTACACTATTTTTAATAGGTGTTGATATTGGCATTACGTCCTTTGGCGGATTAATAGGAAAATCATTACTTAAAGCTAATAAGCTCTGGATTATAATAAATCTCAGGTCTAATTCTTGGTTTTCTAATATCTATTGCGGAGCCCAGTCTTTTGGTTTTAGCAAACCAAATTGA
- a CDS encoding LysM peptidoglycan-binding domain-containing protein — MDSRKEMYEYGQQDEKTGPRKKGKKGANEETQVGAGSVSGKFGEIIKNHNHLFHFHFFAPNHLIGLPTVGTTCRIPTTCPAGFEGRYIVKTGDSMYFIAQRCGVSVQALINANPHISNPNVIYPCDVLCVPPRCADFIGDDPNFCNCSK, encoded by the coding sequence ATGGATTCTAGGAAAGAAATGTACGAGTATGGACAGCAGGATGAAAAGACAGGACCACGAAAAAAAGGCAAAAAAGGTGCTAATGAAGAGACGCAAGTCGGGGCTGGTTCAGTTAGTGGTAAATTTGGAGAAATCATAAAAAACCACAACCATCTTTTCCATTTTCATTTTTTTGCTCCTAACCACCTGATAGGCCTTCCAACTGTAGGTACAACTTGTCGCATTCCAACCACCTGTCCAGCAGGTTTTGAAGGACGGTATATAGTTAAAACTGGAGATAGTATGTATTTTATTGCTCAGCGATGCGGAGTAAGTGTTCAAGCTTTGATTAATGCCAACCCCCATATATCAAATCCTAATGTAATATATCCTTGTGATGTATTATGTGTACCTCCTAGATGTGCTGATTTTATAGGGGATGACCCTAATTTTTGTAATTGTTCTAAATAA
- a CDS encoding biotin--[acetyl-CoA-carboxylase] ligase: MLGRKVINLKDVESTNSYAQKLAQADYPEGTVVFSEKQTKGRGRQGRSWLSLEGKGLYMSAILRPPFDAQEAQILTPLSAAAVCMALRNLGFKAMVKWPNDIYISGKKVSGILTETTLSANKIAYAVVGIGINLNHTKKDFPLELQQKSTSLRMEKGFPAKRRQVADKLIFNFNMLYDELIKSGHINSSIKICNEYSFLKGKIVTIKNQGCTITGLARKINSNGSLSIKKKDGEIKEVVSGELNKTISSI; encoded by the coding sequence ATGTTAGGAAGAAAAGTAATAAATTTAAAGGATGTAGAATCCACCAATTCTTACGCTCAAAAATTAGCTCAAGCTGATTACCCTGAGGGAACGGTGGTCTTTTCTGAAAAACAAACAAAGGGAAGAGGGCGGCAAGGACGAAGTTGGCTTTCTTTAGAAGGTAAAGGCTTATATATGAGCGCTATATTACGCCCACCTTTTGATGCACAGGAAGCTCAAATTCTTACTCCTTTATCAGCGGCTGCAGTTTGTATGGCTTTAAGAAATTTAGGATTTAAAGCTATGGTTAAGTGGCCGAACGATATATATATTAGTGGCAAAAAAGTTTCTGGGATTTTAACAGAGACAACTTTATCGGCAAATAAAATTGCTTATGCCGTGGTCGGAATCGGAATTAACTTAAACCACACAAAAAAGGATTTTCCCCTTGAATTGCAGCAAAAGTCTACTTCTTTAAGAATGGAAAAAGGTTTTCCAGCAAAAAGACGCCAGGTTGCCGATAAACTGATTTTTAATTTTAATATGCTATATGATGAGTTAATAAAATCTGGGCATATAAATAGTTCGATAAAAATATGTAATGAGTACTCCTTCTTAAAAGGGAAAATAGTTACTATAAAAAACCAAGGATGTACTATAACAGGATTGGCAAGGAAAATAAATTCAAATGGATCCTTAAGTATAAAAAAGAAAGACGGAGAAATAAAAGAAGTTGTATCAGGTGAACTTAACAAAACTATTTCGAGTATTTAA